A window of the Gossypium hirsutum isolate 1008001.06 chromosome A05, Gossypium_hirsutum_v2.1, whole genome shotgun sequence genome harbors these coding sequences:
- the LOC107958454 gene encoding factor of DNA methylation 1, translating to MDSSSGEESDLSESEINEYKEKPYEEIRSGKYKVKALNGSLRCPFCAGKKKQDYKYKDLLQHASGVGKGSANRSAKQRANHLALAKYLEIDLASEADETSRPTVPQVVDQTPEQTELYVWPWMGIIMNIVAESKNIDTLHDKGYWLKRFAKYKPNNVQCFWNEVDLTGQAIVVFNSDWNGFVNATQFEKAFESERHSKKHWNGQQTQLGSNIYGWCARADDYQSDGPIGDYLRKVGKLQTISGIVQEAAQDRNSVVANLTTKIDLTNENLDELQYKYNETTMSLSRMLEEKDRLHLAFIEETRKMQRLARDNVRRILEEQEKLNHELETKKRKIDNWTRELNKRETLTERERQKLDEEKKKNNERNNSLQLASMEQKKADENVLRLVEEQKREKEEALKKILLLEKQLDIKQKLEMEIEDLKGKLQVMKHLGQDDAAVQKKMEEMNNELQEKIDDLQDLESTNKALIYKERQSNDELQEARKVLIQGLPELLGNRTNIGLKRMGELDPKAFHDTCKSRFPSDEAEIQATTLCSSWQENLKNPDWHPFKVIVEGGNPKEILNEEDEKLTNLKLEWGEEIYNAVVTALKELNEYNPSGRYVISELWNFKENRKATLKEVVGYVVRNIKTAKRKRT from the exons ATGGACTCCAGCTCTGGAGAAGAGTCAGATCTTAGTGAGTCTGAGATCAATGAATACAAAGAAAAGCCATATGAAGAGATTAGGTCTGGGAAGTACAAAGTAAAGGCCTTAAATGGTAGCTTAAGATGCCCCTTTTGTGCTGGGAAGAAGAAACAAGACTACAAGTACAAGGATCTGCTTCAACATGCTTCTGGGGTTGGTAAAGGATCTGCCAACAGAAGTGCAAAACAGAGAGCAAACCACCTGGCCTTGGCAAAATATTTGGAAATTGACCTAGCCAGTGAAGCAGATGAGACCTCCCGTCCAACTGTACCACAAGTTGTGGACCAGACTCCAGAGCAAACTGAGCTTTATGTCTGGCCATGGATGGGAATAATTATGAACATTGTTGCTGAGTCGAAGAATATAGACACATTGCATGATAAAGGGTACTGGTTGAAGAGGTTTGCTAAATATAAACCTAACAATGTTCAATGTTTCTGGAATGAGGTAGATCTGACTGGCCAAGCCATAGTAGTGTTCAATAGTGATTGGAACGGGTTTGTGAATGCAACTCAATTTGAGAAAGCATTTGAATCCGAGCGCCACAGTAAGAAGCATTGGAACGGGCAACAAACTCAGCTTGGTTCCAATATATATGGCTGGTGTGCGCGTGCTGATGACTACCAATCCGATGGGCCAATAGGGGATTATCTTCGGAAGGTGGGTAAATTACAAACCATTTCTGGCATTGTCCAAGAAGCTGCTCAAGATAGGAATAGCGTTGTGGCAAACTTGACAACAAAAATTGATTTGACGAATGAAAATTTAGATGAATTACAGTACAAATACAATGAGACTACTATGTCCTTAAGCAGAATGCTCGAAGAGAAAGACAGGCTGCATCTTGCCTTTATTGAAG AGACAAGGAAGATGCAAAGGCTTGCTCGAGACAATGTTCGAAGGATTTTGGAAGAACAGGAAAAGCTGAATCATGAACTGGAAACAAAGAAAAGGAAGATCGACAACTGGACCAGGGAACTGAATAAACGTGAGACGCTAACTGAGCGCGAAAGGCAAAAACTTgatgaagagaagaaaaag AACAATGAAAGAAATAATTCACTTCAGCTAGCTTCCATGGAGCAGAAAAAGGCTGATGAGAATGTGTTAAGATTGGTTGAAGAGCAAAAG AGGGAGAAAGAAGAGGCCCTAAAAAAGATACTTCTGCTGGAAAAACAGCTAGATATAAAGCAGAAGTTGGAAATGGAAATCGAAGACTTGAAAGGCAAGCTGCAAGTGATGAAACATCTTGGACAAGATGATGCAGCTGTACAGAAGAAGATGGAAGAGATGAATAATGAGTTGCAAGAGAAGATTGATGATCTGCAAGATCTGGAGTCAACAAACAAAGCTCTTATATACAAAGAGCGTCAAAGCAATGATGAGCTACAAGAAGCAAGGAAAGTGCTAATTCAG GGTTTGCCAGAATTGTTGGGTAATCGCACTAATATTGGATTAAAGAGAATGGGAGAGCTTGATCCAAAGGCTTTTCATGACACTTGTAAGTCGCGATTTCCTTCTGATGAAGCGGAAATTCAGGCCACTACTCTATGCTCATCATGGCAGGAGAATCTGAAAAATCCAGATTGGCATCCATTCAAAGTTATAGTGGAGGGAGGGAATCCTAAG GAAATTCTAAATGAGGAAGATGAGAAACTAACAAATCTAAAGCTGGAATGGGGTGAAGAGATTTATAATGCAGTGGTAACAGCTTTGAAAGAACTAAACGAGTATAATCCCAGTGGGAGATATGTAATTTCTGAGCTCTGGAACTTCAAGGAAAACAGGAAAGCCACACTAAAGGAAGTCGTTGGGTATGTTGTTAGGAACATCAAAACAGCAAAGCGCAAGAGAACCTGA
- the LOC107958453 gene encoding aquaporin NIP6-1: MENEDVPSAPSTPVTPGTPGAPLFGGFKGDHRGGFNKKSLLKSCKCFSVEDSMEEGRLPPVSCSLPPPPVSLTRKVGAEFIGTFILIFAGTATAIVNQKTQRSETLIGLAASTGLAVMIVILSTGHISGAHLNPTVTIAFAALKHFPRKHVPVYIGAQVMASLCAAFGLKGVFHPMMGGGVTVPSGGFGQAFALEFMISFNLMFVVTAVATDTRAVGELAGIAVGATVMLNILIAGPITGASMNPVRTLGPAIAANNYKAIWVYFTAPILGALCGAGTYTAVKLPEEDGEKPSTVRSFRR; encoded by the exons ATGGAGAACGAGGATGTTCCATCAGCTCCTTCCACCCCTGTAACACCGGGGACTCCTGGTGCTCCACTCTTTGGTGGGTTTAAGGGAGACCACAGAGGTGGGTTTAATAAAAAATCCCTTCTCAAAAGCTGCAAATGCTTCAGCGTGGAAGATTCCATGGAAGAAGGGAGATTACCGCCTGTTTCTTGCTCATTGCCACCTCCTCCTGTCTCACTCACAAGAAAG GTGGGAGCTGAGTTCATAGGCACTTTTATACTAATCTTCGCAGGTACAGCCACTGCTATTGTGAACCAAAAGACCCAACGCTCTGAAACTCTGATTGG ACTGGCGGCCTCAACTGGCCTTGCTGTCATGATTGTCATACTCTCCACTGGCCACATCTCGGGAGCACATCTCAATCCAACCGTCACCATTGCCTTTGCTGCACTCAAACACTTTCCTCGGAAACAT GTACCGGTCTACATCGGAGCACAAGTAATGGCGTCATTGTGTGCTGCATTTGGGCTAAAGGGAGTGTTTCATCCGATGATGGGAGGGGGAGTGACAGTTCCTTCAGGGGGATTTGGTCAAGCTTTTGCTCTGGAATTTATGATTAGCTTCAATCTCATGTTCGTCGTCACTGCTGTTGCCACCGACACCAGAGCA GTGGGTGAGTTGGCAGGAATCGCGGTTGGAGCTACTGTCATGCTCAATATTCTCATCGCCGG ACCAATTACAGGTGCTTCGATGAATCCAGTAAGAACATTGGGACCCGCCATAGCAGCAAATAACTACAAAGCTATATGGGTGTACTTCACAGCCCCCATCCTGGGAGCCCTTTGCGGTGCAGGAACCTATACTGCAGTGAAGCTGCCTGAGGAAGATGGTGAAAAGCCATCGACTGTGAGGAGCTTCAGGAGGTAA